The genomic DNA gtcatgGAAGGCAAtacagcaggaaggaaggcagggaccACGGAGGCCAGGATGCTGCTttttggcttgctccccatagcttgcttAGCTTACTACCTCACCCGGCCGGGCACCACCCACGGTGGGCtgtgccttcccacatcaatcattaattaacaaatgccccccccccacagaccAAGGTGACGAAGGCAGTCTCCCGGTGACTCTAGGTTCTGACAAGCTGACAAAAGCTAACCAGCACAGTGGGTAATGGCATTCACTGAGCCTGAGCTGGATCCCTAGGACCTACATGATCAAGGGACAGAATTGATGCTCATGGGTTGTCGGCTGGCCTCCACAAAAGTGTAGTCATACATGCAAacaccacaaaacacacacacacacacacaccaaaatgtaacttaaaaaacaaaaacagggcgcTGGGTGgttgtgatgcacacctttaatcccagcactcacaggcagaggcaggtggatttctgtgagttcaaggccagcctggtctacaaagagagtccaggacagccaaggttacacagaaagaccctatctcaaacaaacaaacaaacaaacaaacaaacaaaaccaaaaccaaaaaaaagcatAGCCAAGAACAAAAAtactggccaggcgtggtggtgcatgtctttaatcccagcactcgggaggtagaggcagtaggattgctgtgagttcaaggccagcctggtctacaaagtgagtctaggacagccaaggctacacaaagaaaccctgtctcaaaccaccaccccccaaaaaaaagaaaacaaaaagaagaaaaatatactaGGGCAGCCGGTTGGTTCCCAAGTTAAGGGCACACACGCTGTGGAAGTCTGGCAACCTGAGTCAGATTGTTAGAACCCTGGAACCCATTAAAGGTGAAAGGACAGAAGCACCTCCACAGTggtcctccggcctccacaggcacacacatcatGCCGTGCACATTCACTGAATAATAGCAAATCGAAAATCTAAAACCAAACCATCTATATCTGTCCTGAGGCGGGGTTACCGGGCAGATCATCAATCAGCAAGCGTGGGACATTTGGGGCCAGAGAGAATTCTCCCAGGAATTctgcaaacaaaaacatgttcttttCTACTGTAAAATAGGCTGTCTGCCAGAATGGGTCAAGGTGCTTGGTGCTTTTCTCCAGAACAGTAGGTTTGATTAAACTTCATTTTTCactcaagagaaagaaatacaattaattacctgCTGGTGACTGGGGACGCTCACTGTCATAAAGCGAATCTGAACAAGTATCTTCCTGAACTGGGAGGAACCCAGCTTCATCTAGCTTGCTTTGGGATTCAGTTCCGGGATGGCAGGCTGCAAGATGAGGATGTCGGGGATGGTTTATGAAAGAGCTGTTTCCACTCTCAGTATCCAAGAGACAGGGGCAACTGCAATGAAGAGAGGTGACCTCCATGAgggagactttttcttttttatttgcagGTGTCTTCCCAGTACACCAGACCCTAAGGGTCTGTGTAGCAGTGAAATGACATTGTTAATCACGAGCCTGACTCCACAGGCTGTGAAGGAGAACGCTATACACAGAGCATTCAGAAAAGCTGAGTCTGCCACTCTCCATTGAAACGAAGCAGAAAATGTTCAATCATgcaatcaaaaataaaagcactggGCCAGCATTCCAGGCCATAAACAGCAGCTGGGCCCAAGCTCCAGGTGCCCAGTGGAGCCAGGCACCCTGCTAGGCCTTACcttcttactcccctccactgccctaaaggaaaaaaaaaatttaaggcttACTTGCTTATAAGCTCCACTGTTCCATAGCTAATCCTTGAGTCAAGGATGCAGTCTATCTGAAAAGCAGAGCATCCAGGCCTCCAGCTAGGATTATAACATAGGGCAGATCTAAGAGGTAGGCAGTGTAATTGTTTccttttggggttttggtttacatttttgtttgtttttaaagatagatttgttatttatttatttatttattatgtggtATTTGGCCTGcctgtaacacctgcaggccagaagagggcaccagatctcattataaatgtttgtgagccatcatgtggttgctgggaattgaaatcaggacctttggtgaaccatctctccagccccatgtttttgtttttcaagacagggtttctttgtatagtcctggctgttctggaactcactctgtagaccagactggccttgaactcacagggacccacctgcctctgcctccttagtgctgggattcaaggtgtacactaccacacctggctgcttttatttatttattcatttatttatttattttggtttttccagacagggtctctctgtgtagccttggctgtcctggacccactttgtagaccaggctgggcttgaactcacagtactccacctgcctctgtctaccgagtgctgggattataggcgtgcaccaccacacccggcttttaatttcttttttcgagacagggtcttttttgtttgtttgtttgtttttaatagcgctGGCTGCCCtgtgcttgctttgtagaccaggctggcccccaactcacagagatctgtctgcctctgcgtccggagtgctgagattaaagacgtgtgccaccacgcccagctttcaattaaaaaaaaattaaaatattaaaatgtggcCTAGGATGGCTGGAATTTGCTATATTGCTAAGAAAAACCTTAGGCTTCTGATTCTCCTAACTCCACCTTCTTAGTGGGTGGATTACAAGCACGCACCAACACGCCTAGTTTCTGTGGAgctggggaatcaaacctagggcgTTCTGCATGCTAGGCAGCACTCGGACCAACCGAATTACATTCCCACCCCTCCTTCTGcaattaaaaacttttattttaatcacaACTTATGAAAAGTAGTATCAGCTAATATGTCCGAAGAACTCAGGAGCACAGCAGGCCAAGTTACTATAATTATGCTCCTTTTACAGGTGACAAACCAAGGCACAAGGGTTAAGTCAATTGTCCAAGGTcacaagaggcagaaagaggctaACAAGGCTTGGCCTGCCAGGTCAGTACCTCAATTACACAGGCTCTTCCAAGACTTTAGGATGGCTTAATTTCCTATTCGTATTTTGTAATCCTTTGCTTAAAGAGAGCAACAAAATCTGGATGTAGCTGCAGAGGTAACAGATGCCAGTGTGCAGTTTCCTTGTaggtatttaaaaattcatttacatATGCAAACGTATCTGCAGGGTTTGGCGGGCACCCAGCTTTTTCAGTTATATGGTCCTGACTGCTTTTTCTAACCATGATGTCGTCGTGTGCAGCAAAGATAGTACCTTTATTTACCCACTTTCCCCAAATTGAACCTTCTCTTTGCTCCCTCGGTCGTCTGTCCCTTTCCGGAAGGTTCCTACCCATTTCGCTTTCTCCTTTGGCCTTCTTCCCATCCTAGTTTCTCTCCTTACATACcccttcctcttcatcctcactTCTTATTCCTCTTCCTTCTAGCCTCCCGcgtttctcccttctctctcaccaCGGTTTCTTCACGACCCAACCGGTTTCTTCAGCTCACCGCCGCTCTGCCAGTTCCCGGCAGCGGTTACCGCGCTGTCCCCGCAGCCTTTTCACCACCACCTCCCCCGCTGCAACCCCTCCCCGGTCGGGAGGGAGCGCACAGCCGGCAGGCGACCGAGCGAGCTGACAGCGTAATGAATGGCTTCAGCTGTAATTAGCGACCCCGCGGCTAATCACGATGTGCATTTACATTTTAAGTGCTGCAGAGGGAGCGAGGAAAGGAAGCGCGGGCGGAGAAAGCAGGCCTTTTCTGTGTTCTCCCGCCACAGACTCGGGAATAAAGTGAATGGGGGAGTCTTTGGCAGAGAGTGgtggtacggggggggggggtgtctttgaaggccagcttgggtaGAGGCGTTAACCACCCAATCCTCATGGAATAAACCCGCAGCTCCCAGGATGCTGTCCACATCCCCCCCAAGTTGTTTAGCCCAGGCTTGTATACTCCCAGGGACACAGGGCTCGCATCTTTTTTAACCAGCACATTCCTACACAGCTTCTAGTCTTTCTGGAACTTTTCCTCCGGCCAATCCAAAATTGCCGGCTTCAAGTCCCACCACTTGCCCAAGTCCACTGCAGTCTTCGTGTCTTCCCAAGGCTTTGCCTCCAGaacctgctcccccacccctgctgggAATCCTGCAAGAGTTGGGTGCAGGCCAGAGTTCCAGTTCCAGGCACACTCCTAGGGCGTGAGCAGGAGATTAAAGTCAGTCAGTCACTCACACTTGAGTTCAAAAAAGTCCACTGCAGCCACCCACCAAGAAAAGATGAGATAGATATAAACCCGGTGTTCTGAGCTGCGGGGTCGAGAACTGTCACAGATAgctaagaggaagaagagagcagggGAGCCTTACCCCTAGTCTGAAGTCCAGGAACCATCTTGCCTAGCATACTGATACTTTCAGGGTCAGCTGCTCGCTAGAGCCCTCCGCGCTTCTAACAGGTCTGTCTGGCTCCCTGCATTCTGCGGAAAGCCGGTTTGGAGACTGAGGGCATGGTTTCAGGCCAGGGTTAGAAGGATCTTTCCGCCTATCAGTCCTTTGTCCCCAGCTAGCCTCATCTCACCTCCCAGCAGAGCCCCAAGCCCTCCTTAGATTCTGTGGAGTTTCCAGAGTGTCCAGGTACCTGGTACTCTCAATAATCCCTAAAGGCATCCGTCCAGCCTCCCATCTCTTAAACCCCGCCTTCTTTCAGTTTCCTTTTAGCAAAATCAACCTTCTGGATTTCTAGGGGCCAAAGCAGACTGGCAAGGAATTCTGCCTGAGATTGGAAGTGAGGAATCTGCTTTAGCAGGGCCGGAGCCGGGCACATAAAAATGCATCCAGCTCTAATAAAGGATTTTCAGGCATGAATATGAGAACTTAAGCCTTAGCGTGGTCctcaaagcgagtacaggacagccaaggcgcagagaaaccctgtctcgaaaacaaacaaacaaaacttaagcCTTGGAAAAAtggtctccttctctttccccattcacTTTAGGCGGGCTCCGCGCATCACTTCCTGCCTTttagggggttggggggtgggtgggtgccgGGAACCTGGAGATCTGGTCAAGAGAGGGGAAGGCTGAAACTACGTCTCTCTTAGCAACTACACAAGGATCGTGCCACGACGTAGCGGTCTGAGCCCAGGGAAGGCGCGGCGCGTAGCCGCAGCCAACGCCTCCCACGCTCTGCTGACCATGCACTGTCCTTGAGGCAAGAAtataggaagaggaagggaggaaggttcCTGGAGAGCTGGAGGAGCGAGGCCCCAAGAGGAGGTTCGGAAATCTCTTACCTAGGAGGGGTCTAGGGATGCCCTTGAGTTGGAACCCTACCAGGCTCGGGGGCCAAGCTTGAATTGACCTTTGCAACTCCAGCGTAGATTTTTATTTAGGTTGCTCCTGCATGAGGGCTGGTTCAGGGAGAACTGATGGTGACTTTGGAGAACTTCGCCTCCCAAATCACCCCTGGCGCTGTGACCGCAGCCGCTAAGCACCAGCGCCTGATCCCAAAGGCTGGAGGGGCTGGGACTCGGACATGTCACGCAGAGTTGGGGCGGGGCCTGGACTAAGGGGCGGGGCTTCTCCGGTTCCCAGGCGGAGCTTTTGCTAAAGGCGCGGAGCACAAGGCGCTGAGGGCACAGAGTGATCAGTACTACCCCGTAGAAGTCTGAGCTGAAGACTGCGCGTTCCCAGCCCACCCTCCAGCTTCCACTCGGTGCCGGCGTCCCAACCCCTGCCCAGCCCTCGCCCGGAGCAACCTGCGGCCATGCAATCCCGGGCTTGAGGTGGCCCCATGGCAAAACCTGCGATCCCAGCGACGACGGCGCATGGAGAACTTCCGTAAGGTGCGCTCGGAGGAGGCGCCGGCGGGGGAAGGTGATGAGGGTGGCAGTTCGAgctctggccctttctcagatcTGGCGCCCGGCGCTGTACACATGCGGGTCAAGGAGGGCAGTAAGATCCGCAACCTGCTGGCCTTCGCCACCACCAGCATGGCGCAGCCAGCCACGCGCGCCATCGTCTTCAGCGGCTGCGGCCGGGCCACCACCAAGACCGTCACGTGCGCCGAGATCCTCAAGCGCCGCCTGGCGGGCTTACACCAGGTCACGCGGCTGCGCTACCGGAGCGTGCGCGAGGTGTGGCAGAGCCTCCCGCCTGGGCCCACGCGGGGTCAGACACCTGGCGATCCGGCCGCCAGTCTCAGTGTACTTAAGAATGTACCGAGCCTCGCCATACTACTTTCAAAGGACGCACTGGATCCACGACAACTTGGCTACCAGCCTCCGAACCTCAGTCCTAGTCCTTCGTCCCCTCCTACGGTGTCGACGTTCAAGAGGAGCCTGGGTGACTCTGCTGCGGGAGAAGGCACTGCTAAGCGGTCTTTGCCTGAGCCAGAGCCTAAGAATGAGGAGCAGACTGCCTGAGCACTCCTGGCCCTGAGCCACCTAGACACACTGGATCTTATATCCTCAGCACCCTTACATCTATATGAACCTTTCATATCTGGGCTTTAAGGTCCTCAGAATGTCAACGCGGATCCCAGAGCGACCGGAGAGGGAGCTCAGGAATGACAAGAAAGGATCCCCGAAGTCCAAGGAAACTTTGTGGGGCTTGTGGGGCGTGTTGCCAGAAGCCACGGAACTCCAcccacacctttttttttaaaggccgtACTAGGATCTTTCTTAGGGACCTGTGGTGGGTAGTGGGACTCTTGAGCCTTCTTGGGGACCCAGTTGTTAAAAacacccagcatgcatgaaggcTGATTGTTGAGGCTCTTGAAGTCATTCTTGCTGTTCACCGAGAGCAGGAGCTGTAAAGCTGATTCCTTGAGCGTGGCCGAGTTGAAAATGTCGGGACCCTTATTCTTCCCACCCACCTCCTAGCAATTCCCTTttagctttctttcctcttagcatccccccccccccacgccttCGCCCCCTTTGCATGGTGGCAGAGAGAGGACCCAGGACAAAACTTGCCATGCCGCCTCCTCTGAGTCCTGCTGGAGTCTTGCTTCcaataaaacaaacatgaaaatggCTCCGTCCccagttttgttctattttatttttccttagccACTCGCCTGTGCAGAGACCTCTTTGGCGTGCTTGCCTGCAGTCCTATTAGCCTTTGGAGTCTTCAAGGTCAGACACAGAGACTGGGCAGCGTCAAAATGTCGGAAGAGGGACTTGTGGTAGAGTGGGCGGCGGTCTGTGTCCCTGTTGCATCCCCacaaagggagagaaagcagTATCCCTGCTTTtctggaaggggagagagagagagagagagcactgatgAGCTGGAGGCGGCAGCCTGCCAAGGCTGGCAGACCATGCTAAGGTTCTAACCTTGCACCCTCCTCCGCGTACTTGCCCAGAAGGCAGGCACAAAGCCCCATGAGGAGGAGCTCCCCTTCACTGCCCTCTCTCTGCAAAAGGACAGCACACCcttgggagagggggaggagggaaacagCACAAATCCACTGCTGGAAATTACTATTCAGCAGAGAAGCCTGGGCTGTGAATCACTGCAGGCTCCCTGATAAGCTGCTGCCTCCAGCCCTGCACAGCTGTGTGTTGAGAGATAACAGCCTCAGATGCCTCTCAGCCCAAATCCAAgtctgaagggggtgggggtatgCTGCGTGCTGGAAGGCCCGGAGCTGTGCAGCATGCAGCTCAGGATCTTCAGAGCAGACACCACCCCCATGGAACTTAGCACCTCTGgaaaggagatgggagagaaTACATTTGTAAGGCACTTTGCTTGCAGAACCTTGAAATAAATCCTGCTGGCGAGGACATGGGTTTCTGCAGCTGATGGAGGGGCTCCTTGGGGaggcctcttctctcctttctataTCTCTGCTTGTGTTTTGGATCACTGAGTCCCGTCATCCAGACTGTCATTCACTgccctgcaccaccaccaccctcctgattgattgattgactgattgatttttAGAggaggtcttgctgtgtagtgcaggctggccagaaagtggtcctcctgccccagcctcctgagtgctgggattacaggtgtgccgtTAATCCAGCTCTTGAGGAATTTCTAGGGAGGGCCGAGGCATTTAGTCGGGTTTGTTGGTCCCGCTCAGAGATGGAGCAAGAAGCATGGAAATAATGAAAACTGGCCTGGGGATGTAATTCGGCTCATGGGatatttgcctagcatgcgtaAAGTCTCATttttcagctcccagcaccataTAAGCTTGtgatggtggcatatgcctgtaatacCAGAATCTAGAGGTGAAGGTAGGAGGTGTAAAAACATAAACTCAAggatttctctcttcccttttctctatatTTCTTAAGGA from Acomys russatus chromosome 14, mAcoRus1.1, whole genome shotgun sequence includes the following:
- the Rpp25 gene encoding ribonuclease P protein subunit p25; protein product: MENFRKVRSEEAPAGEGDEGGSSSSGPFSDLAPGAVHMRVKEGSKIRNLLAFATTSMAQPATRAIVFSGCGRATTKTVTCAEILKRRLAGLHQVTRLRYRSVREVWQSLPPGPTRGQTPGDPAASLSVLKNVPSLAILLSKDALDPRQLGYQPPNLSPSPSSPPTVSTFKRSLGDSAAGEGTAKRSLPEPEPKNEEQTA